A section of the Lynx canadensis isolate LIC74 chromosome A1, mLynCan4.pri.v2, whole genome shotgun sequence genome encodes:
- the TIGD6 gene encoding tigger transposable element-derived protein 6: MANKGNKKRRQFSLEEKMKVVEAVDSGKRKGDVAKEFGITPSTLSTFLKDRAKFEEKVREASVGPQRKRMRNALYDDIDKAVFAWFREIHAKNILVTGSVIRKKALNLANMLGYDNFQASVGWLNRFRDRHGIALKAVCREDSDRLMNGLGIDKVNEWHAGEIIKLIADYSPDDIFNADETGVFFQLLPQHTLAAKGDHCRGGKKAKQRLTALFCCNASGTEKMRPLIVGRSANPRCLKNVHSLPCDYRANRWAWMTQDLFNEWLMQVDARMKRAERRILLLIDNCSAHNMLPRLERIQVGYLPSNCTAVLQPLNLGIIHTMKVLYRSHLLKQILLKRHSSEDQEKVDMRQAIDMIAAAWWSVKQSTVVRCWQKAGIIPMELTDSGPEAAASEPEIATEELWHSVAIATCVPNEINFQDFVTADDDLIISQDLMDTEVIQGTEAGENTDEAGSEDEGEASSPQQPKITITEAISSVQKLRQFLSTCAGVPDAVFGQLNGIDEYLMRKVTQTLVDSKLTDFLQTK; the protein is encoded by the coding sequence ATGGCAAACAAGGGGAACAAGAAACGTCGGCAGTTCTCcctggaggagaaaatgaaagtcGTGGAAGCTGTAGACTCGGGAAAGAGGAAAGGCGATGTGGCAAAAGAATTCGGTATCACTCCTTCCACCTTGTCTACATTCTTAAAGGACCGCGCCAAGTTTGAAGAGAAGGTCCGGGAGGCATCCGTAGGACCCCAGCGGAAAAGGATGAGAAACGCTCTCTATGACGACATCGATAAGGCTGTTTTTGCTTGGTTTCGAGAAATCCATGCCAAAAACATTCTTGTGACTGGTTCTGTCATTCGGAAAAAAGCACTAAACTTGGCCAACATGCTTGGCTATGACAACTTTCAAGCAAGTGTGGGCTGGCTGAACAGATTTAGGGATCGCCACGGAATTGCTTTGAAAGCAGTCTGTAGAGAGGATAGTGACAGATTAATGAATGGTCTAGGAATAGATAAGGTTAACGAGTGGCATGCAGGGGAAATTATAAAACTGATTGCTGACTACAGCCCAGATGATATCTTTAATGCTGACGAGACAGGAGTGTTTTTCCAGTTGCTTCCCCAGCACACGCTTGCTGCTAAAGGGGACCATTGTAGAGGGGGCAAGAAAGCAAAGCAGCGGTTGACAGCACTCTTTTGTTGCAATGCTTCGGGGACTGAAAAAATGAGACCATTGATTGTTGGTAGGTCAGCCAACCCACGCTGTCTCAAGAATGTCCATTCCCTCCCTTGTGATTACCGAGCCAACCGGTGGGCATGGATGACGCAGGACCTGTTTAACGAGTGGCTGATGCAAGTGGATGCCAGGATGAAGCGGGCAGAACGCCGCATCCTCCTGCTGATTGACAACTGCTCGGCTCACAACATGCTGCCACGCTTGGAAAGGATTCAGGTGGGGTACCTGCCCTCCAACTGTACTGCCGTTCTGCAGCCCCTGAATCTTGGCATAATTCACACCATGAAAGTGCTATATAGAAGTCACCTCCTGAAACAGATCCTCCTCAAGCGCCACAGCAGTGAGGATCAAGAAAAAGTGGACATGAGGCAGGCCATTGACATGATCGCTGCAGCATGGTGGTCAGTCAAGCAGTCCACGGTGGTGAGATGCTGGCAGAAGGCGGGCATCATCCCTATGGAACTGACAGATTCCGGCCCAGAAGCAGCAGCCAGTGAACCAGAGATAGCCACTGAAGAGTTGTGGCACTCCGTGGCTATTGCCACCTGTGtcccaaatgaaataaatttccaGGACTTTGTCACTGCAGACGATGACCTTATCATCTCTCAAGATCTGATGGACACAGAGGTCATCCAGGGCACGGAGGCTGGTGAAAATACAGATGAAGCTGGAAGTGAGGATGAGGGAGAGGCATCTTCACCACAGCAGCCAAAAATCACCATCACAGAGGCCATCTCAAGTGTACAGAAACTCAGACAGTTCCTTTCCACTTGTGCAGGTGTTCCTGATGCCGTTTTTGGACAACTAAATGGCATAGAtgaatatttaatgagaaaagtGACACAAACTCTTGTTGACTCCAAACTTACAGATTTTCTCCAAACAAAATAA